Genomic DNA from Myxococcus xanthus:
CGGACTCGATGATGGGGCGGCCAGCCAACCGCTCCTTGGGAAACAGGTATGCCTCGACGCGGCCGACGTCGTCGAGGGTAATGGGCGTGCGTCGGTAGAAGCGCGGGTGGCTCTCGAGTCTGTCGAGCGCCGCCAGCATGAGAGCGTCGACTTCGTACACCTCGCCCTCGACAGCGTGCTTGCCCCCGGAGGCGAGGGCGGGGAAGGGCCCGTAGTCATAGAGGGTGAAGCGGGGCCGCGTCCGCGCCGGGCCGATGAGGCGTGCGCCGCACAGGAGGCGGTGGTTGGGCTCGCCGGACAGCAGCGTCCCATAGACGAAGACGCGCGTCGGGGTTGGAGCGCGCTTCACGCTGCACCTCCCAGGGCGCCCGAGAGGGCGGCGCGGTT
This window encodes:
- a CDS encoding gamma-glutamylcyclotransferase family protein gives rise to the protein MKRAPTPTRVFVYGTLLSGEPNHRLLCGARLIGPARTRPRFTLYDYGPFPALASGGKHAVEGEVYEVDALMLAALDRLESHPRFYRRTPITLDDVGRVEAYLFPKERLAGRPIIESGCWRRHLQERKLW